A genomic window from Vicinamibacterales bacterium includes:
- a CDS encoding XrtA/PEP-CTERM system-associated ATPase yields the protein MYERFYQLRERPFALSPDPEYLYPSRVHQEALDYLRYGLESQAGFMVITGEIGSGKTTLLQTLLRNVDPGTTVARIVNTMLEPRELLETIMIDFGLDPAGRSKPLLLRDLSQYLVDQRLAGRNVLVVIDEAQNLSLAALEELRMLSNLETEKSKLLQIVLVGQPNLRDKLAAPELEQLRQRITVSYHLPPLDPEETWRYVNHRLHRAALGPPLQFPRDATDLVHARSRGVPRIINVICDAALVFGYAEERRTFDVPTIRDVLVELEATGVLPSPAAAPTPLAPATAALAPVAATAAPTPMTATAALTPATATAALAPANATQALAPVTATAALAPVAASAPMVAGPVARAAAAESRAVGEAVAARAVALDERERLLRQREHELAEQRRVLAEEYRLMRARTSFPSPEHPSTAAAPARFDLAPRQGVWRRLKRIMLGVSPS from the coding sequence ATGTACGAACGGTTCTATCAGCTGCGCGAACGGCCGTTCGCGCTCAGTCCCGACCCGGAGTACCTCTACCCGAGCCGCGTCCACCAGGAGGCGCTCGACTACCTGCGCTACGGACTCGAGAGCCAGGCCGGGTTCATGGTGATTACCGGCGAGATCGGCTCCGGCAAGACCACGCTGCTGCAGACACTGCTGCGCAACGTGGATCCCGGCACCACGGTGGCCCGCATCGTCAACACGATGCTCGAGCCGCGCGAGCTGCTCGAGACGATCATGATCGACTTCGGCCTCGACCCGGCCGGGCGGAGCAAACCGCTGCTGCTGCGCGATCTGTCGCAGTATCTCGTCGACCAGCGGCTCGCCGGCCGCAACGTGCTGGTGGTGATCGACGAAGCGCAGAATCTCAGCCTCGCGGCGCTCGAGGAGCTGCGGATGCTCTCCAACCTCGAGACCGAGAAGTCGAAGCTGCTGCAGATCGTGCTCGTCGGCCAGCCGAACCTGCGCGACAAACTGGCCGCGCCGGAGCTGGAACAGCTGCGGCAGCGGATTACGGTCAGCTATCACCTGCCGCCGCTCGATCCGGAAGAGACGTGGCGCTACGTGAACCACCGGCTCCACCGCGCCGCGCTGGGGCCGCCGCTGCAGTTCCCGCGCGACGCCACCGACCTGGTGCACGCGCGGAGCCGCGGCGTGCCGAGGATCATCAACGTGATCTGCGACGCGGCGCTGGTGTTCGGCTACGCGGAGGAGCGGCGGACCTTCGACGTCCCCACCATCCGTGACGTGCTCGTCGAACTGGAAGCGACTGGCGTCCTGCCCTCGCCCGCGGCCGCACCGACGCCGCTGGCGCCGGCGACAGCGGCGCTGGCGCCGGTGGCTGCGACAGCCGCGCCGACGCCGATGACTGCGACAGCCGCGCTGACGCCGGCGACTGCGACAGCGGCGCTGGCGCCGGCGAATGCGACCCAGGCGCTGGCGCCGGTGACTGCGACAGCTGCCCTGGCGCCGGTGGCTGCCAGCGCGCCGATGGTGGCTGGTCCCGTGGCGCGCGCCGCGGCGGCCGAGTCTCGAGCGGTCGGTGAAGCGGTGGCGGCGCGTGCCGTCGCGCTCGACGAGCGCGAGCGGCTGCTGCGCCAGCGCGAACACGAACTCGCCGAACAGCGGCGTGTGCTTGCCGAAGAATATCGTCTGATGCGTGCCCGCACCTCCTTCCCCTCACCGGAGCATCCGTCCACGGCGGCCGCGCCAGCGCGCTTTGACCTGGCGCCGCGCCAGGGCGTCTGGCGGCGGCTGAAACGGATTATGCTGGGGGTTTCACCTTCCTAG
- a CDS encoding gluconeogenesis factor YvcK family protein: MPRLEPRPSRTPRIVAVGGGTGLPNVLRGLRPLLYPNGVTEANRDRLVAVVATSDDGGSSGRLREQFNILPPGDIRNCLAALADDESQMAEMFQYRFASGDGLTGHAVGNLMLAALADVTHDFALAVETASRMLGACGVVLPATSELVTLVAEFSDGRVLSGETSIARAGGTIARLGLLPQQPLPSARVVDAIARADAVVVGPGSLYTSILPPLLVPQVADAICASRGVRILVANLMTEAGETDNFSVLDHLLTLERHLGRQLFDCVIYNTSPVPEPLATRYQDRRAAPIVTGAFELSALDRFGVRAIGVPLASEHPQGKIRHNPDRVAATVTALAAGKLGAWRPRAEVGGL; the protein is encoded by the coding sequence GTGCCGCGTCTCGAGCCACGCCCCAGCCGGACACCGCGAATCGTCGCGGTCGGTGGGGGCACCGGGCTGCCCAACGTCCTGCGCGGCCTCCGGCCGCTGCTCTATCCCAACGGCGTCACGGAGGCGAACCGCGACCGTCTCGTCGCCGTTGTCGCGACGTCTGACGATGGCGGCAGCTCCGGACGGCTGCGCGAGCAGTTCAACATCCTGCCGCCGGGCGATATCCGCAACTGTCTCGCGGCGCTGGCCGACGACGAATCGCAGATGGCGGAAATGTTCCAGTACCGCTTCGCCAGCGGCGACGGCCTCACGGGGCATGCCGTCGGCAACCTGATGCTGGCCGCGCTGGCCGACGTGACGCACGATTTTGCGCTCGCCGTCGAGACGGCGTCGCGGATGTTGGGGGCGTGTGGCGTCGTGCTGCCCGCGACCTCGGAGCTCGTGACGCTGGTCGCCGAGTTCAGCGACGGGCGGGTGTTGAGCGGCGAGACCTCGATCGCACGGGCCGGCGGCACGATCGCGCGCCTCGGTCTCCTGCCGCAGCAGCCGCTCCCGTCGGCGAGGGTCGTCGACGCCATCGCGCGGGCCGACGCCGTCGTCGTCGGGCCCGGCAGCCTGTATACGAGCATCCTGCCGCCGCTGCTGGTGCCGCAGGTGGCCGACGCGATCTGCGCCTCGCGGGGCGTGCGGATTCTGGTCGCCAATCTGATGACCGAGGCGGGCGAAACGGACAACTTCAGCGTGCTCGATCACCTGTTGACGCTCGAGCGGCACCTCGGACGACAGCTGTTCGACTGCGTGATCTACAACACCTCGCCGGTCCCCGAGCCGCTGGCGACGCGTTACCAGGACCGCCGCGCGGCGCCGATCGTGACTGGCGCCTTCGAGTTGAGCGCGCTGGATCGGTTCGGCGTGCGAGCGATCGGCGTGCCGCTGGCGTCGGAGCACCCGCAGGGGAAGATTCGCCACAACCCGGACAGGGTCGCGGCGACGGTGACGGCGCTTGCGGCCGGCAAGCTCGGCGCGTGGCGCCCGCGCGCCGAGGTCGGAGGACTCTAA
- a CDS encoding phosphocholine cytidylyltransferase family protein produces MRGIILAAGRGSRLNGTAGDKPKCLVRAGGLTLVERQVRALRRAGIDDIVVVVGCQADRVRQSLGPGVRYVENFRFLETNSLYSLWTARALLYEGFVVLNCDVLFHPSLLDALLATHNDAALLIEYRDRLSETPYGDEEMKVTVRDGLVVDMSKTMDPADADGENLGIVKFGPATAPALVGVLDQIVADGGLRDWAPKAFREFAQHWPLQAVAANGYPWIEIDFPEDFQRAVREVLPAIESARAQEDVA; encoded by the coding sequence ATGCGTGGAATCATTCTCGCCGCCGGCCGAGGTTCGCGACTGAATGGAACAGCAGGCGACAAGCCCAAGTGCCTGGTACGCGCCGGCGGCCTGACACTCGTCGAGCGTCAGGTCCGCGCGCTCCGGCGCGCCGGTATCGACGACATCGTGGTCGTGGTCGGCTGCCAGGCCGATCGTGTACGGCAGAGCTTGGGGCCAGGCGTCCGGTATGTCGAAAATTTCCGGTTCTTGGAAACCAACAGTCTCTATTCATTGTGGACGGCACGAGCTCTGCTCTACGAGGGATTCGTGGTGCTGAATTGTGACGTGCTCTTCCATCCTTCGCTGCTGGATGCGTTGCTGGCTACCCACAATGACGCCGCGTTGCTCATTGAGTATCGCGATCGGCTCTCCGAAACGCCGTACGGCGACGAAGAGATGAAGGTCACGGTTCGCGACGGGCTCGTCGTCGACATGTCCAAGACGATGGATCCGGCCGACGCCGACGGCGAGAACCTGGGCATCGTGAAGTTCGGTCCGGCGACCGCGCCGGCGCTGGTCGGCGTGCTCGACCAGATCGTCGCCGACGGCGGCCTCCGCGACTGGGCGCCGAAGGCGTTCCGTGAGTTCGCCCAGCACTGGCCCCTGCAGGCCGTCGCCGCCAACGGCTATCCCTGGATCGAGATCGACTTCCCGGAAGACTTCCAGCGGGCGGTTCGAGAGGTGCTGCCGGCGATCGAGTCAGCGCGCGCGCAGGAGGACGTGGCGTAG
- a CDS encoding oligosaccharide flippase family protein, translated as MTGSGWSEDRPLQTIARNVATRYLSVAAEMATGLVTLPFNLHHLGAEAYGLWMLTAGVTIHFSILDLGYGGAMVKFIAQYRAFKDARALNEIASTLFFLFAAFGVLAYLVTIGLAFNLEHVFRISHAQAEVGKWILLIIGVNVAINFPFSVYGGVTSGFQRYDVNNMVAILSNVLVAAVNVAVVLLGYGLIPLVAATSLVRFVTYFAYRRNAYRVYPALDIRPRLFRRNRLREVTGFSVYSSVIDWANKLNYELDELVIGVFMGAAPVAAWAVADRIISGTQRLTNQGNAVLFPVVVDADATRQVGRLQQVMIEGTRLSLATVLPIAVVLIVLAHPLVNAWVGVRMLVAAPVIQILAVAVALRVGNATSTTVLKGAGAVRRVAVVNIITGLVNLAMSAALVRRLGLVGVAFGTVIPVAAASIFVLFPDACRRVDLPVLEAVRRSVWPAAWPAVVTGLALEALQPYLTGGLLGIAVGSAFSAVLYVALFVIAVGRRDREQYTARLRELVGRKRTLVPAA; from the coding sequence GTGACCGGATCGGGCTGGAGCGAAGATCGCCCGCTGCAGACAATCGCCCGCAACGTGGCGACGCGCTATCTCTCGGTCGCGGCCGAGATGGCGACCGGGCTCGTGACGCTGCCCTTCAACCTCCATCATCTCGGCGCCGAGGCCTACGGGCTGTGGATGCTGACCGCCGGCGTCACCATCCACTTCTCGATCCTCGACCTCGGATACGGCGGCGCGATGGTCAAGTTCATCGCGCAATATCGCGCGTTCAAGGACGCGCGCGCCCTCAACGAAATCGCCAGCACGCTGTTCTTCCTGTTCGCCGCCTTTGGCGTGCTCGCCTATCTGGTCACGATCGGCCTCGCGTTCAACCTCGAGCACGTCTTCCGGATCAGCCACGCGCAAGCCGAAGTCGGCAAGTGGATTCTGTTGATCATCGGCGTCAACGTCGCGATCAACTTCCCGTTCTCGGTCTACGGCGGGGTGACGAGCGGATTCCAGCGCTACGACGTCAACAACATGGTCGCGATCCTCAGCAACGTGCTGGTGGCCGCCGTCAACGTCGCGGTCGTGCTGCTCGGCTACGGGCTGATCCCGCTCGTGGCGGCGACCTCGCTCGTGCGCTTCGTGACCTACTTCGCCTACCGGCGCAACGCCTACCGGGTCTACCCCGCGCTCGACATCCGACCGCGCCTGTTCCGCCGCAACCGGCTGCGCGAGGTGACCGGATTCAGCGTCTACTCGTCGGTCATCGACTGGGCCAACAAGCTCAACTACGAGCTCGACGAGCTGGTAATCGGCGTGTTCATGGGCGCGGCGCCGGTGGCGGCGTGGGCCGTTGCCGACCGTATCATTTCCGGCACGCAACGCCTGACCAACCAGGGAAACGCGGTGCTCTTCCCCGTCGTGGTCGATGCCGATGCGACACGGCAGGTCGGCCGTCTCCAGCAGGTGATGATCGAGGGCACGCGCCTGTCGCTGGCCACGGTGCTGCCGATCGCGGTCGTGTTGATCGTGCTCGCCCATCCGCTGGTCAACGCGTGGGTGGGCGTCAGGATGCTCGTGGCGGCGCCGGTGATCCAGATTCTCGCGGTGGCCGTGGCGCTGCGCGTCGGCAACGCGACGAGCACGACGGTGCTCAAGGGGGCGGGCGCGGTCCGCCGCGTCGCAGTCGTGAATATCATCACCGGCCTGGTCAACCTCGCGATGAGCGCCGCGCTCGTCCGGAGACTCGGCCTGGTCGGCGTCGCGTTCGGGACCGTGATCCCGGTGGCGGCGGCCTCGATCTTCGTGCTGTTTCCCGACGCGTGCCGCCGCGTCGATCTGCCGGTCCTGGAAGCCGTGCGGCGGTCGGTCTGGCCCGCCGCGTGGCCGGCCGTCGTCACCGGCCTGGCGCTGGAAGCGCTGCAGCCCTACCTGACGGGCGGACTGCTCGGGATCGCGGTCGGCAGCGCCTTCAGCGCCGTGCTCTACGTCGCCTTGTTCGTGATCGCAGTCGGCCGGCGCGATCGCGAGCAGTACACCGCCCGGCTACGGGAGCTCGTCGGCCGGAAGCGCACGCTCGTGCCGGCTGCCTGA
- a CDS encoding TIGR03013 family XrtA/PEP-CTERM system glycosyltransferase — translation MQLFNRYVSTRSLTVFAGELLLIFGSVALAALFQNTPDLTANLWKVALVTLICQLCLYYNDFYDLTIVHSNRELIVRLLQAAGAASIVLAALYFFLPGLMIGDGIFVSALFVFLIAILGWRLAFNGVTGSLRLDEERVLFVGTGETARKVARQILDQHAFAYRVVGFIDDDASRIGERIVNPAIIGTPGDIDRLVAEQHIDRIVVGLSDRRGKLPLEELLRAKMAGVRVEDATTTYERVTGKILLDDLRPSWLIFSDGFRVSRLTRLMKRSIDLTLSLGMAVLALPLMAGTALLVWLDDGRPVFYRQERVGENGRLFVLSKFRSMRKDAEQGGQPIWARDGDDRVTRVGGFLRKTRLDELPQLWNVIRGDMSFVGPRPERPFFVAQLSQAIPFYQQRHAVKPGLTGWAQVKYRYGASLEDAMEKLRYDLYYIKHLSIIFDLTIVFDTVKVVLFRKGAA, via the coding sequence ATGCAGCTGTTCAACCGATACGTCTCGACTCGCAGTTTGACGGTGTTCGCGGGCGAGCTGCTGCTCATCTTCGGATCGGTCGCGCTGGCGGCGCTCTTTCAGAACACGCCCGATCTGACGGCGAACCTCTGGAAGGTTGCGCTGGTGACGCTGATCTGCCAGCTCTGTCTTTACTACAACGATTTCTACGACCTGACGATCGTCCATTCCAACCGCGAGCTGATCGTGCGGCTCCTGCAGGCGGCCGGCGCCGCCTCGATCGTGCTCGCGGCCCTCTACTTCTTCCTGCCCGGTCTGATGATCGGCGACGGCATCTTCGTCTCGGCGCTGTTCGTCTTCCTGATCGCCATTCTGGGCTGGCGTCTGGCCTTCAACGGGGTGACCGGATCGCTGCGGCTCGACGAAGAGCGTGTGCTGTTCGTGGGCACCGGCGAGACCGCCCGCAAGGTGGCGCGGCAGATTCTCGATCAGCACGCTTTTGCTTACCGCGTAGTCGGCTTCATCGACGACGACGCCTCGCGGATCGGCGAACGCATCGTCAATCCGGCGATTATCGGGACGCCGGGCGACATCGATCGGCTCGTCGCCGAGCAGCACATCGATCGCATCGTGGTCGGTCTGTCGGATCGCCGCGGCAAGCTTCCGCTCGAGGAACTGCTGCGCGCCAAGATGGCCGGGGTGCGGGTCGAGGACGCGACCACCACCTACGAACGTGTCACCGGCAAGATCCTGCTCGACGACCTGCGCCCGTCGTGGCTGATTTTCTCGGACGGCTTCCGCGTCTCTCGCCTGACCCGTTTGATGAAGCGCAGCATCGACCTGACGCTCTCGCTCGGCATGGCCGTCCTGGCCCTGCCGCTGATGGCCGGCACCGCCCTGCTGGTGTGGCTCGACGATGGCCGACCGGTGTTCTACCGGCAGGAGCGCGTCGGCGAGAACGGCCGCCTCTTCGTGCTCTCGAAGTTCCGCTCGATGCGCAAGGACGCCGAACAGGGCGGCCAGCCGATCTGGGCTCGCGACGGCGACGACCGCGTCACGCGCGTCGGCGGCTTTCTCCGCAAGACCCGTCTCGACGAGCTGCCGCAGCTGTGGAACGTGATCCGCGGCGACATGAGCTTTGTCGGGCCCCGTCCTGAGCGGCCGTTCTTCGTCGCCCAGCTCTCGCAGGCCATTCCCTTCTACCAGCAGCGCCATGCGGTGAAGCCGGGCCTCACCGGCTGGGCCCAAGTGAAGTATCGCTACGGCGCATCGCTCGAAGATGCGATGGAAAAGCTGCGCTACGACCTCTACTACATCAAGCACCTGTCGATCATCTTCGACCTGACCATCGTCTTCGACACCGTCAAGGTGGTGCTCTTCCGGAAGGGTGCGGCGTGA
- a CDS encoding CpsD/CapB family tyrosine-protein kinase gives MSRIQEILKKAERDGAVHRTRALGADLPTAGTSGAGAAALAMPMHAMSTSAPAVEPVEATPVAVRLDHRLVSALAPQSPAAEQYRSLRTRIKNAEHGRTLRSIVVTSPNKGDGKSLTAANLALAMAQDFQQRVLLVDGDLRRPAIHHLFGISDSPGLADVLTGAASLDDALVAVADHHLSVLPSGPTSSHPAELLGSIAMRRTLDALRTRYDRIIIDMPPVAPLADVSIALGMVDGLLMIVRAGVTPKPAIERALAGLDTNKVVGLVLNDAGDGASSYLGGYHYVAG, from the coding sequence ATGAGCCGCATACAGGAGATTCTCAAGAAAGCCGAGCGGGACGGCGCCGTCCACCGCACGCGCGCCCTCGGGGCCGACCTTCCCACGGCCGGCACGTCAGGAGCTGGCGCCGCCGCGCTGGCGATGCCGATGCACGCGATGTCCACCTCGGCGCCGGCGGTCGAACCCGTCGAGGCAACGCCGGTTGCGGTGCGCCTCGATCACCGCCTCGTCTCGGCCCTGGCGCCGCAGTCGCCCGCGGCCGAGCAGTACCGGTCGCTGCGGACGCGCATCAAGAACGCCGAGCACGGACGGACGCTGCGTTCGATCGTCGTCACCAGCCCCAATAAGGGGGACGGCAAGAGCCTCACCGCCGCCAACCTCGCGCTGGCGATGGCGCAGGACTTCCAGCAGCGAGTGCTGCTCGTCGACGGCGACCTGCGGCGGCCGGCCATCCATCACCTCTTCGGTATATCCGACTCGCCGGGCCTGGCCGATGTGCTGACCGGCGCAGCTTCGCTCGACGACGCCCTGGTTGCGGTGGCGGACCACCACCTGTCGGTGCTGCCCTCTGGGCCGACCTCGTCGCATCCGGCAGAGCTGCTTGGCTCGATCGCGATGCGGCGGACGCTGGATGCGCTTCGTACGCGTTACGACCGGATCATCATCGACATGCCGCCGGTGGCGCCGCTGGCCGACGTGTCGATCGCGCTGGGGATGGTCGACGGCTTGCTGATGATCGTTCGTGCCGGCGTGACGCCCAAGCCGGCCATCGAACGCGCCCTCGCCGGCCTCGATACCAACAAGGTGGTCGGCCTCGTGCTCAACGATGCCGGCGACGGCGCCTCGTCCTACCTCGGCGGCTATCACTACGTCGCCGGGTAG
- a CDS encoding GNVR domain-containing protein has translation MEQQSFHPLDYMAAVKRRKWWFVVPLAACVALGGAILLVWPKTYLSRVALGVQSPSVSGDLLRGVSSMDPVDRQRAIQQQLLSPEVLDRVIGEEQIDPKHNREQVAARLRDDLAKNIEVPPTIGLNGRPDPTRGIEMFYLGVTDASAERAQRIANRVAQVFVDENLKAQRARAENSADVLAQQAGESQARLTDLDNRMRTKKQGFIGRLPEQIPANVQMVNGARQQFESVSIQIRAQQDGLTLIDGQIQAMQQGAGVEGMTASALAASQAAQKHVDDLQAQLASDRALGYTDKHPDVTRLQEEIKVAKADVAASKVDQPSNRDELLKSDPLYRQKVQERDMARIHLKELQDAARNASAQISSYQSRVESAPMVEQELTSLQRDYDLEKARYADLNTRLQAARLAEDLAKKQGGERFSILYPADYPKQPIDPQPLKVMGLALALGFVLGAGAALGREFLDRSVYDSRALQNEFEVPVLGEIPRITAA, from the coding sequence ATGGAGCAGCAGTCGTTTCATCCCCTCGACTACATGGCGGCGGTGAAGCGCCGCAAGTGGTGGTTCGTCGTGCCGCTGGCCGCCTGTGTGGCGCTCGGCGGCGCGATCCTGCTGGTGTGGCCGAAGACATATCTGTCGCGGGTCGCGCTCGGCGTGCAATCGCCCAGCGTCTCCGGCGATTTGCTACGCGGCGTCAGCTCGATGGATCCGGTCGACCGGCAGCGCGCCATCCAGCAACAGCTGCTCAGTCCGGAGGTGCTCGATCGCGTCATCGGCGAGGAGCAGATCGACCCGAAGCACAACCGCGAGCAGGTCGCCGCCCGGCTGCGTGACGACCTGGCGAAGAACATCGAGGTTCCCCCCACCATCGGGCTGAACGGCCGGCCGGATCCGACGCGCGGCATCGAGATGTTCTACCTCGGGGTCACCGACGCCTCGGCCGAGCGGGCGCAGCGGATCGCCAACCGCGTCGCCCAGGTGTTCGTCGACGAGAACCTCAAGGCGCAGAGGGCGCGCGCGGAGAACTCGGCCGACGTCCTGGCGCAGCAGGCCGGCGAATCGCAGGCGCGCCTCACCGACCTCGACAATCGGATGCGAACGAAGAAGCAGGGATTCATCGGCCGGCTGCCGGAGCAGATCCCGGCCAACGTCCAGATGGTCAACGGCGCGCGCCAGCAGTTCGAGTCGGTTTCGATCCAGATCCGCGCGCAGCAGGACGGGCTGACCCTGATCGACGGGCAGATCCAGGCGATGCAGCAGGGCGCCGGAGTCGAGGGGATGACCGCCTCCGCGCTCGCCGCGAGCCAGGCGGCGCAGAAGCACGTCGACGATCTGCAGGCGCAGCTCGCTTCCGACCGCGCGCTCGGCTATACCGACAAGCATCCTGACGTCACCCGCCTGCAGGAGGAGATCAAGGTCGCCAAGGCGGATGTCGCGGCCTCGAAGGTCGACCAGCCCTCCAACCGCGACGAGCTGCTGAAGTCCGACCCGCTCTATCGCCAGAAAGTGCAGGAGCGCGACATGGCGCGGATCCACCTGAAAGAGCTGCAGGACGCGGCGCGGAACGCGAGCGCCCAGATCAGCTCCTATCAGAGCCGGGTCGAGTCCGCGCCGATGGTCGAGCAGGAGCTGACCTCGCTGCAGCGTGACTACGATCTCGAGAAGGCCCGCTACGCTGATCTGAACACGCGGCTGCAGGCCGCCCGGCTTGCCGAAGACCTCGCGAAGAAGCAGGGAGGGGAGCGCTTCAGCATCCTCTACCCCGCCGACTATCCCAAACAGCCGATCGATCCGCAGCCGCTCAAGGTGATGGGCCTGGCGCTCGCGCTCGGTTTCGTGCTGGGCGCCGGCGCAGCGCTCGGACGCGAGTTCCTCGACCGCTCCGTCTACGACTCGCGCGCGCTGCAGAACGAATTCGAAGTACCGGTACTTGGCGAGATTCCGCGGATCACCGCCGCCTGA
- a CDS encoding polysaccharide biosynthesis/export family protein — protein MITKPTATFTALSLAALLGTAAAQTAQTPTPIGTSGATGAAPTTRTSPTTADYHLVTGDKLRIDVYKDQQLSQSLQIRPDGKITLPLVGDVAAAGHTSLELRDAIAASLKEYIANPVVTVIVLETTPQVVYVQGEVTRPGVFALNGRLSIIQAIALAGGFTDFANRKDITILRGTEKLKFNYKDAIDDDTRREPLALQPGDTVIVK, from the coding sequence ATGATTACGAAGCCGACCGCCACGTTCACCGCGCTCTCGCTCGCCGCCCTGCTGGGCACCGCCGCGGCGCAGACCGCGCAGACGCCGACGCCGATTGGCACGTCAGGCGCGACGGGCGCGGCGCCGACGACCCGCACCTCCCCGACGACGGCCGACTACCACCTGGTGACCGGCGACAAGCTGCGTATCGACGTCTACAAAGACCAGCAGCTCTCGCAATCGCTGCAGATCCGCCCCGACGGCAAGATCACGCTGCCGCTGGTCGGCGACGTCGCGGCCGCAGGGCACACCTCGCTCGAGTTACGGGACGCGATCGCCGCCTCCCTCAAGGAATACATCGCCAACCCGGTGGTGACCGTCATCGTGCTCGAGACGACGCCCCAGGTCGTCTACGTGCAGGGCGAGGTGACCAGGCCCGGCGTCTTCGCCCTTAACGGCCGTCTCTCCATCATCCAGGCGATCGCGCTGGCCGGCGGCTTCACTGACTTTGCCAACCGCAAGGACATCACCATCCTGCGCGGCACGGAGAAGCTGAAGTTCAACTACAAGGACGCGATCGACGACGACACCCGGCGCGAGCCGCTGGCGCTGCAGCCGGGCGATACCGTCATCGTCAAGTAG
- a CDS encoding sigma-54 dependent transcriptional regulator codes for MQWPTQPDVRGMTENLTPPAPSDGPAVPLRRVTAVLLGTSDQMREVRELIGRVADTDVTVLIRGESGTGKELVARNVHSASPRRDRMFVKVNCAALPAELLESELFGFERGAFTGALQHKPGKFEFANHGTMFLDEVSEMGAPLQSKLLQVLQDGEFARLGGRQDVQVDVRVVAATNRDLELAVADGQFREDLFFRLNVVCITLPPLRQRRGEIPALTQCFLGQYSAHYNKRAPALATDTLRLFAEYDWPGNVRELENLVKRMVILGTDAPIRREVADAIAGRTVVSGPIPLLQASLATALPAIAAPPVPGPAAAVPAARPAPLTGSLKDIARSAAREAERGLIYRTLQHTRWNRREAAEILGISYKALLYKIKEAELDTAS; via the coding sequence GTGCAGTGGCCCACTCAGCCGGATGTACGCGGGATGACCGAGAACCTCACGCCGCCGGCGCCGTCTGACGGGCCTGCAGTGCCGCTGCGACGCGTCACCGCGGTGCTGCTCGGCACCAGCGACCAGATGCGGGAAGTCCGCGAACTCATCGGTCGTGTCGCTGACACTGACGTCACCGTTCTCATCCGCGGCGAGAGCGGGACGGGCAAGGAGCTCGTCGCGCGCAACGTACATTCCGCGTCGCCACGCCGTGACCGCATGTTCGTGAAGGTGAACTGCGCGGCCCTCCCGGCGGAACTGCTCGAGTCCGAGCTGTTCGGGTTCGAACGCGGCGCCTTTACCGGCGCGCTGCAGCACAAGCCGGGCAAGTTCGAGTTCGCCAACCACGGCACGATGTTCCTCGACGAAGTCAGCGAAATGGGCGCGCCGCTGCAGTCCAAGCTCCTGCAGGTGCTGCAGGACGGGGAGTTCGCGCGGCTGGGCGGGCGCCAGGACGTGCAGGTCGACGTGCGGGTGGTTGCCGCGACCAACCGCGATCTCGAGCTCGCGGTCGCCGACGGGCAGTTCCGGGAAGACCTGTTCTTCCGCCTGAACGTCGTCTGTATCACGCTGCCGCCGCTCCGCCAGCGACGGGGCGAGATCCCGGCGCTGACCCAGTGCTTTCTCGGCCAGTATTCCGCGCACTACAACAAGCGCGCGCCGGCGCTCGCCACCGACACGCTGCGACTGTTCGCCGAGTATGACTGGCCGGGCAACGTCCGCGAGCTCGAGAACCTGGTGAAGCGGATGGTGATCCTCGGCACGGACGCGCCGATTCGCCGTGAGGTCGCCGACGCGATCGCGGGCCGGACGGTGGTATCGGGGCCGATCCCCCTCCTGCAGGCATCTCTGGCGACGGCCCTTCCGGCGATTGCCGCGCCGCCCGTGCCGGGACCCGCCGCTGCGGTGCCCGCCGCTCGACCGGCGCCACTCACTGGCTCCCTGAAAGACATCGCGCGATCCGCCGCGCGCGAAGCCGAGCGGGGCCTCATCTACCGCACCCTGCAGCACACGCGATGGAACCGCCGTGAGGCGGCCGAGATCCTCGGCATCAGCTACAAGGCGCTGCTCTACAAGATCAAAGAAGCGGAGCTCGACACAGCGTCCTGA